One genomic window of Meles meles chromosome 3, mMelMel3.1 paternal haplotype, whole genome shotgun sequence includes the following:
- the ARL10 gene encoding ADP-ribosylation factor-like protein 10: MAPRPLSPLVLALGGAAAVLGSVLFILWKAYFGRGRERRWDRGEAWWGAETARLPEWDEWDPEDEEDEEPALEELEQREVLVLGLDGSGKSTFLRVLSGKPPLEGHIPTWGFNSVRLPTKDFEVDLLEIGGSQNLRFYWKEFVNEVDVLVFMVDSADRLRLPWARQELHKLLDKDPDLPVVVVANKQDLSESMNMVELQQELGLRALDSQREVFLLAASIAPAGPGFENPGTVHIWRLLLELLS, encoded by the exons ATGGCTCCCAGGCCGCTGAGCCCCTTGGTGCTGGCGCTGGGTGGCGCCGCGGCCGTGCTGGGCTCAGTACTCTTCATCCTCTGGAAGGCCTACTTCGGGCGCGGACGCGAGCGGCGCTGGGACCGGGGCGAGGCCTGGTGGGGCGCGGAGACTGCCCGCCTCCCTGAGTGGGACGAGTGGGAC CCTGAAGACGAGGAGGACGAAGAGCCAGCGCTGGAGGAGTTGGAGCAGCGCGAGGTGCTGGTGCTTGGGCTGGACGGCTCAGGGAAGAGCACGTTCCTACGCGTGCTGTCCGGAAAGCCACCGCTGGAAGGCCACATCCCCACCTGGGGCTTCAACTCTGTGAGGCTGCCCACCAAGGACTTCGAGGTGGACCTGTTAGAGA TCGGCGGCAGCCAGAACCTACGCTTCTACTGGAAGGAGTTTGTGAATGAAGTAGACGTGCTGGTGTTCATGGTGGACTCAGCTGACCGACTGCGGCTGCCCTGGGCCCGGCAGGAACTGCACAAGCTGCTGGACAAGGACCCTGACCTGCCTGTCGTTGTGGTGGCCAACAAGCAG gacctgagtgaGTCCATGAATATGGTGGAGCTACAGCAGGAGCTGGGCCTGCGGGCTCTCGATAGCCAGCGGGAGGTGTTCCTCTTGGCAGCCAGCATCGCCCCTGCAGGACCCGGCTTTGAAAACCCTGGCACCGTGCATATCTGGAGACTGCTCTTGGAGCTTCTCTCCTAG
- the KIAA1191 gene encoding putative monooxygenase p33MONOX isoform X1, producing the protein MASRQPEVPALEPSGPLGKMSLPIGMYRRAFSYDDALEDPTPMTPPPSDMGSIPWKPVIPERKYQHLAKAEEGEANVSSPAMTVSSATDSADKAPVVKAKATHVIMNSLITKQTQESIQRFEQQAGLSDAGYTPHKGLTTEETKYLRVAEALHKLKLQSGEITREEKQPASAQSTPSSSPHPSPKQKSRGWFTSGPSTALPGPNPGTMDSAGGDKDKNLADKWSLFGPRSLQKSDSGGFATQAYRGAQKPSPMELIRVQATRMAEDPATFKPPKMDIPVMEGKKPPARTHNLKPRDLNVLTPTGF; encoded by the exons ATGGCTTCGAGACAACCAGAAGTGCCTG CTCTTGAGCCTAGTGGGCCTCTAGGCAAGATGTCCCTGCCCATCGGGATGTACCGCCGGGCATTCAGCTATGATGATGCCCTCGAGGACCCTACACCCATGACTCCTCCTCCATCGGACATGGGCAGCATCCCCTGGAAGCCAGTGATTCCAGAGCGCAAGTATCAGCACCTCGCCAAG GCGGAGGAAGGGGAGGCCAATGTCTCCTCCCCTGCCATGACCGTGTCATCGGCCACTGACAGTGCGGACAAGGCCCCTGTGGTGAAGGCTAAAGCGACTCATGTCATCATGAACTCTCTAATCACAA AACAGACCCAGGAGAGCATTCAGCGTTTtgagcagcaggcagggctgAGCGATGCTGGCTACACACCCCACAAGGGCCTTACCACCGAGGAGACCAAGTACCTTCGAGTGGCAGAAGCGCTCCAC AAACTAAAGCTACAGAGTGGAGAGATAACGAGAGAAGAGAAGCAGCCGGCCTCAGCCCAGTCCACCCCAAGCAGCAGCCCCCACCCTTCCCCTAAGCAGAAGTCCAG GGGCTGGTTCACTTCTGGTCCTTCCACAGCCTTACCTGGCCCAAATCCTGGCACCATGGATTCTGCAGGTGGGGACAAGGACAAAAACTTGGCAGATAAATGGAGCCTCTTTGGACCAAGATCCCTCCAGAAGTCTGATTCAG GAGGTTTTGCCACCCAGGCTTACAGAGGAGCCCAGAAGCCTTCTCCAATGGAACTGATCCGTGTCCAGGCCACCCGAATGGCCGAAGATCCAGCAACCTTCAAGCCACCCAAGATGGACATCCCAGTGATGGAAGGGAAGAAACCACCGGCACGGACCCATAACCTCAAACCCCGTGACTTAAATGTGCTCACACCCACTGGCTTCTAG
- the KIAA1191 gene encoding putative monooxygenase p33MONOX isoform X2, translating into MSLPIGMYRRAFSYDDALEDPTPMTPPPSDMGSIPWKPVIPERKYQHLAKAEEGEANVSSPAMTVSSATDSADKAPVVKAKATHVIMNSLITKQTQESIQRFEQQAGLSDAGYTPHKGLTTEETKYLRVAEALHKLKLQSGEITREEKQPASAQSTPSSSPHPSPKQKSRGWFTSGPSTALPGPNPGTMDSAGGDKDKNLADKWSLFGPRSLQKSDSGGFATQAYRGAQKPSPMELIRVQATRMAEDPATFKPPKMDIPVMEGKKPPARTHNLKPRDLNVLTPTGF; encoded by the exons ATGTCCCTGCCCATCGGGATGTACCGCCGGGCATTCAGCTATGATGATGCCCTCGAGGACCCTACACCCATGACTCCTCCTCCATCGGACATGGGCAGCATCCCCTGGAAGCCAGTGATTCCAGAGCGCAAGTATCAGCACCTCGCCAAG GCGGAGGAAGGGGAGGCCAATGTCTCCTCCCCTGCCATGACCGTGTCATCGGCCACTGACAGTGCGGACAAGGCCCCTGTGGTGAAGGCTAAAGCGACTCATGTCATCATGAACTCTCTAATCACAA AACAGACCCAGGAGAGCATTCAGCGTTTtgagcagcaggcagggctgAGCGATGCTGGCTACACACCCCACAAGGGCCTTACCACCGAGGAGACCAAGTACCTTCGAGTGGCAGAAGCGCTCCAC AAACTAAAGCTACAGAGTGGAGAGATAACGAGAGAAGAGAAGCAGCCGGCCTCAGCCCAGTCCACCCCAAGCAGCAGCCCCCACCCTTCCCCTAAGCAGAAGTCCAG GGGCTGGTTCACTTCTGGTCCTTCCACAGCCTTACCTGGCCCAAATCCTGGCACCATGGATTCTGCAGGTGGGGACAAGGACAAAAACTTGGCAGATAAATGGAGCCTCTTTGGACCAAGATCCCTCCAGAAGTCTGATTCAG GAGGTTTTGCCACCCAGGCTTACAGAGGAGCCCAGAAGCCTTCTCCAATGGAACTGATCCGTGTCCAGGCCACCCGAATGGCCGAAGATCCAGCAACCTTCAAGCCACCCAAGATGGACATCCCAGTGATGGAAGGGAAGAAACCACCGGCACGGACCCATAACCTCAAACCCCGTGACTTAAATGTGCTCACACCCACTGGCTTCTAG